One Chloroflexota bacterium genomic region harbors:
- a CDS encoding malate dehydrogenase: MPDQRVTVAVTGAAGQIGYALVFRIASGQMFGPQTSVELRLLELEAALPSLDGVAMELEDCAFPLLAGVVTTARPDEAFRGANWALLVGAVPRRPGMERKDLLGVNAGIFGAQGRSLAANAADDVRVLVVGNPCNTNCLIASTAAPDIPRDRWFAMTMLDETRGRALLARRAGASVAEVRDLVIWGNHSATQFPDAFHATIGGRAAAEVISDDVWLRGDFISTVQQRGAAIIAARGASSAASAANAVIETVRNVAAPTGQIFSAAVPSPGRETGYGVPAGIVFGYPLRGAGPGQVEIVQGIQHEEWAAQRIATTLNELVEERDAVGALAA, from the coding sequence ATGCCCGACCAGCGTGTGACGGTGGCGGTCACCGGCGCGGCCGGCCAGATCGGCTACGCGCTTGTGTTCCGCATCGCATCGGGCCAGATGTTCGGACCCCAGACCAGCGTCGAGCTGCGCCTGCTGGAGCTGGAGGCGGCCCTCCCGTCCCTGGACGGAGTGGCCATGGAGCTTGAGGACTGCGCATTCCCGCTCCTGGCCGGTGTGGTGACCACCGCCCGGCCCGATGAGGCGTTCCGCGGCGCCAATTGGGCCCTGCTGGTGGGCGCCGTCCCTCGTAGGCCGGGCATGGAGCGCAAGGACCTGCTGGGCGTAAATGCCGGCATCTTCGGCGCCCAGGGTCGGTCACTGGCCGCCAATGCCGCGGACGACGTCCGGGTTCTGGTGGTGGGCAATCCGTGCAATACGAACTGCCTGATCGCGTCCACGGCCGCTCCAGACATCCCTCGCGACCGGTGGTTCGCCATGACCATGTTGGACGAGACGCGGGGTCGAGCCCTGCTGGCCCGCCGCGCCGGTGCGAGCGTGGCCGAGGTGCGGGACCTGGTGATCTGGGGCAACCACTCTGCGACGCAGTTCCCCGACGCGTTCCACGCCACGATCGGTGGGCGTGCAGCCGCGGAAGTTATCAGCGACGACGTCTGGCTGCGGGGCGACTTCATCAGCACCGTCCAGCAGCGGGGAGCGGCCATCATCGCGGCCCGTGGCGCATCGTCGGCGGCCTCGGCCGCCAATGCGGTCATCGAGACGGTCCGCAACGTGGCCGCACCGACCGGGCAGATCTTCTCGGCCGCGGTTCCGTCTCCGGGCCGTGAAACCGGCTACGGCGTGCCGGCCGGGATCGTGTTCGGCTACCCGCTGCGCGGCGCCGGACCCGGCCAAGTCGAGATCGTGCAGGGCATCCAGCACGAGGAGTGGGCGGCGCAGCGGATCGCAACCACCCTCAACGAGCTGGTGGAGGAGCGGGACGCGGTGGGAGCGCTGGCCGCATGA
- a CDS encoding arsenate reductase ArsC, protein MAPHRILFLCQHNSARSQMAEAMLRAWGEGHFDAHSAGMEATAVRPEAIAVMDELGIDIRHQASKTVERYIGQSWEALIPVCEEACEACPWIPGARRVERWMFDDPSAASGDQAARLAEFRRIRDEIALAVRDFIARG, encoded by the coding sequence ATGGCGCCCCACCGAATCCTGTTCCTGTGCCAGCACAACTCGGCACGCTCCCAGATGGCGGAAGCCATGCTCCGCGCCTGGGGAGAAGGCCACTTCGACGCGCATTCGGCGGGCATGGAGGCCACCGCGGTTCGACCCGAGGCAATTGCCGTCATGGACGAGCTCGGGATCGACATCCGCCACCAGGCGAGCAAGACCGTGGAGCGGTACATCGGGCAGTCATGGGAGGCCCTGATCCCAGTCTGCGAGGAGGCCTGCGAGGCATGCCCCTGGATTCCGGGGGCCAGACGTGTCGAGCGATGGATGTTCGACGATCCGTCGGCCGCAAGCGGCGACCAGGCGGCTCGGTTGGCGGAGTTCCGCCGGATCCGGGACGAGATCGCATTGGCGGTCCGCGATTTCATCGCGCGGGGCTGA